One genomic segment of Sminthopsis crassicaudata isolate SCR6 chromosome 2, ASM4859323v1, whole genome shotgun sequence includes these proteins:
- the LOC141553358 gene encoding olfactory receptor 2AG1-like codes for MELWNITSINSFFLVGILQDSKFPELVCAAIIFLYLVAITSNGLLLLLIAIDNRLHMPMYFLLSQLSLMDLLFTTVVAPKTLVDYLFGQNTISFIGCGLQMFLALTLGGAEDILLAFMAYDRYVAIHHPLNYMVLMRPKICWSMVAVSWLLASLSALGYTIYTMNFPFCRNQEIHHLLCEILPLLKLACADTSQYEFMVYTMGVTFLLIPLSAILTSYILVLNSVFHMPSAQGRQKALFTCSSHLTVVGMYYGAAMFMYVLPSTYHNAWQDNILSVFYTIVTPALNPLIYSLRNKDVLGAVKKVIGKEPSEPKW; via the coding sequence ATGGAACTTTGGAATATCACCTCAATAAATAGTTTCTTCCTGGTTGGAATTCTCCAGGATAGCAAGTTCCCTGAACTTGTCTGTGCTGCTATCATATTCCTGTATCTGGTGGCCATAACTAGTAATGGTCTTCTGCTCCTATTGATTGCTATAGACAATAGACTTCATATGCCCATGTACTTCTTGCTCAGCCAGCTCTCCCTTATGGACCTGCTATTCACAACAGTTGTTGCCCCCAAGACATTGGTAGATTACCTATTTGGACAAAACACTATCTCTTTTATAGGCTGTGGACTTCAGATGTTTCTGGCCCTGACACTTGGGGGTGCAGAAGACATTCTATTGGCTTTCATGGCATACGATCGCTATGTAGCCATTCATCACCCTTTGAACTATATGGTCTTAATGAGACCAAAAATTTGTTGGTCCATGGTGGCTGTTTCTTGGCTCTTGGCATCTCTAAGTGCCCTTGGTTATACTATTTATACTATGAATTTCCCTTTTTGTAGAAATCAAGAGATTCACCACCTTCTCTGTGAAATCCTTCCATTACTAAAGCTTGCATGTGCTGACACTTCACAGTATGAATTTATGGTATACACAATGGGTGTGACCTTCCTTCTTATCCCCCTCTCTGCTATCCTTACTTCCTATATCTTAGTATTGAATTCTGTGTTTCACATGCCCTCAGCACAGGGGAGACAGAAAGCTCTCTTTACCTGTTCATCCCACCTGACAGTAGTTGGGATGTACTATGGAGCTGCCATGTTTATGTATGTCCTGCCCAGTACCTACCATAATGCTTGGCAGGACAATATCCTTTCTGTGTTCTATACCATTGTCACACCAGCCCTGAATCCCTTAATCTACAGCTTGAGGAACAAGGATGTGCTAGGGGCTGTGAAGAAAGTTATAGGGAAAGAACCCTCAGAGCCAAAATGGTAG